A single window of Gemmatimonadota bacterium DNA harbors:
- a CDS encoding TolC family protein: MSLPLLLLVTALAPPADTVPLSLEDALARARTANAAVQAAEAGSAAADARVWQATRAFLPSTRVELQGLRTTDPVGVFGLKLRQERFAMEDLALDALNRPEAIGGFSTTLGVEMPLLAPEGWFGFSAARSAAVAEEAGARRMAGAVRLQVSQAYWNAQWAARSVAALDTALAAARAHTAQAEAMERQGLVTGLDARMARIASREVEIRLEQARVERDIARSQLATLLGMAPDADLTLTDALTTSVGATCVQEDCDLAGRGDLEALTAGRDAAAAQARSAWWAQLPQVMGFAAVVHHGQDTPWGTGSGDWTVGLGMRWALFPGLSGIGAVREAGAQRRAVDAQLEGARLQAEAEVRAARQRVQLATRALELATAAEAEARTALEQARLRYRTGISPVTELLDVQATATQTALSLWTARRDLLVARAALDFAYGAHDR, translated from the coding sequence ATGAGCCTTCCGCTTCTCCTGTTGGTGACCGCGCTGGCCCCGCCCGCGGACACCGTCCCCCTGAGCCTCGAGGACGCGCTGGCGCGGGCCCGGACGGCCAATGCCGCGGTCCAGGCCGCGGAGGCCGGCAGCGCCGCGGCCGACGCGCGCGTCTGGCAGGCCACCCGGGCCTTCCTGCCCTCCACGCGGGTGGAGCTCCAGGGCCTGCGCACCACCGACCCGGTGGGCGTCTTCGGCCTGAAGCTCCGCCAGGAGCGCTTCGCCATGGAGGACCTGGCCCTGGACGCCCTGAACCGTCCCGAGGCCATCGGCGGGTTCTCCACCACCCTGGGGGTGGAGATGCCGCTCCTGGCCCCCGAGGGCTGGTTCGGCTTCTCCGCCGCCCGCTCCGCCGCCGTGGCCGAAGAGGCGGGGGCGCGCCGGATGGCGGGCGCCGTCCGCCTGCAGGTCAGCCAGGCCTACTGGAACGCCCAGTGGGCGGCCCGCTCCGTGGCGGCGCTGGACACCGCCCTCGCGGCCGCGCGCGCCCACACGGCCCAGGCCGAGGCGATGGAGCGGCAGGGACTCGTCACCGGGCTCGACGCCCGCATGGCCCGCATCGCGTCCCGCGAAGTGGAGATCCGCCTGGAGCAGGCACGCGTCGAACGCGACATCGCCAGGAGCCAGCTCGCCACCCTGCTCGGGATGGCGCCGGACGCGGATCTGACCCTCACGGACGCGCTCACCACCTCCGTCGGCGCCACCTGCGTGCAGGAGGACTGCGACCTGGCCGGCCGGGGCGACCTCGAGGCCCTCACCGCCGGACGCGACGCCGCGGCCGCCCAGGCCCGGAGCGCCTGGTGGGCCCAGCTGCCCCAGGTCATGGGCTTCGCCGCCGTGGTCCACCACGGACAGGACACGCCCTGGGGCACGGGCTCGGGGGACTGGACCGTGGGGCTGGGCATGCGCTGGGCGCTCTTCCCCGGCCTCTCCGGCATCGGTGCGGTCCGCGAGGCGGGCGCCCAACGGAGGGCCGTCGACGCGCAGCTCGAAGGCGCGCGCCTGCAGGCGGAGGCCGAGGTCCGGGCCGCGCGTCAGCGCGTGCAACTCGCCACCCGCGCGCTCGAGTTGGCCACCGCGGCCGAGGCGGAGGCCCGCACTGCGCTCGAGCAGGCGCGCCTGCGCTACCGCACCGGCATCTCGCCCGTCACGGAGCTTCTGGACGTGCAGGCCACCGCCACCCAGACCGCCCTCTCCCTCTGGACCGCGCGCCGGGATCTGCTCGTCGCGCGGGCCGC
- a CDS encoding metalloregulator ArsR/SmtB family transcription factor, with product MNKNELVRSADPAVLRRAAEIIRMLGHPERLKIVEVLERGETTVTEIQEAVGLPQASVSQHLARLRGCDVVASRRDGVHVHYRIIEPKVSHILNCIRTCDL from the coding sequence ATGAACAAGAACGAGCTGGTCCGTTCCGCCGATCCGGCCGTCCTCCGACGGGCCGCCGAGATCATCCGGATGCTGGGGCATCCGGAGCGGCTGAAGATCGTGGAGGTGCTGGAGCGTGGGGAGACCACGGTGACCGAGATCCAGGAGGCCGTGGGCCTGCCGCAGGCCTCGGTCTCCCAGCATCTGGCCCGCCTGCGGGGCTGCGACGTGGTCGCGTCCCGCCGTGACGGCGTCCACGTCCACTACCGGATCATCGAGCCCAAGGTCTCCCACATCCTGAACTGCATCCGGACGTGCGACCTGTGA
- a CDS encoding S9 family peptidase, whose product MLRFLALAALLPLATGRLDAQTLRPMTVDDELDMVQVGDALLSPDGQRVFFSEQRLDWGENTYEKTYHMAPAAGGEAFRWLGEEGGSDFQFSPDGRFFSFKRTVDKKQQVFSMRTTGGEAVQLTEHDTSVRTYQWSDDGTQLFFTAEDAVPDSVEKEVENGADAIWVDEGANGKTRSNWRNLWVFDVAAKSERALTQDSILIGSFDVSPDGRRVAYTARRSNRENDDHLSEIHVLDVASGTVRQVTTNQAPEGGLEWAPDSRRLLFTAADDREWMNRNTKLWVMDVDAGTHRLVSGGFEGSPSNVVWTPDGRALLFSGQQGVATNLYRLDVDSGSLTKLTDRTGTLRAGSWSKDRTRWLASYSDYRTPPDLWVGTVQGRSEPVRITHANPQIANLQLADMEVVRWRSTDGTEIEGLLHLPAGRSDGERVPLMLNIHGGPAGVFPNAWSARYHIYGGLGYASLSPNVRGSSGYTDALREGNTVQQGDGIGKGDYQDLQTGVDAMIERGIADPEHLALRGWSYGGILGGWTITQTDRFKAASIGAGVYDWTSEYGPGFNHDVRLWHIGGTPWENPDGWRGQSALTHVANVSTPTILLHGEEDTTDTEQQSMMFFVGIRDVGKAPVRYIKFPREPHGFREPRHQRTRDVEEIRWMQRYVLGEEWTPWTRPPEKKETPVS is encoded by the coding sequence GTGCTCCGATTCCTCGCCCTCGCTGCCCTCCTTCCGCTCGCGACGGGCCGCCTCGACGCCCAGACCCTTCGCCCCATGACCGTCGACGACGAGCTCGACATGGTCCAGGTGGGCGACGCCCTGCTCTCCCCCGACGGGCAGCGGGTGTTCTTCTCGGAGCAGCGCCTGGACTGGGGCGAGAACACGTACGAGAAGACCTACCACATGGCTCCCGCGGCCGGGGGCGAGGCCTTCCGTTGGCTGGGAGAGGAGGGCGGAAGCGACTTCCAGTTCTCGCCGGACGGTCGCTTCTTCTCGTTCAAGCGCACGGTGGACAAGAAGCAGCAGGTCTTCTCCATGCGCACGACGGGGGGCGAGGCCGTCCAGCTCACGGAGCACGACACGTCCGTGCGCACATACCAGTGGAGCGACGACGGCACACAGCTCTTCTTCACCGCGGAAGACGCCGTGCCCGACAGCGTCGAGAAGGAGGTCGAGAACGGGGCCGACGCCATCTGGGTGGACGAAGGCGCCAACGGCAAGACACGCTCCAACTGGCGCAACCTCTGGGTGTTCGACGTGGCGGCGAAGTCGGAGCGGGCGCTCACGCAGGACTCCATCCTCATCGGAAGTTTCGACGTCTCCCCCGACGGGCGGCGCGTGGCCTACACCGCCCGCCGCTCCAATCGTGAGAACGACGACCACCTGAGCGAGATCCACGTCCTGGACGTGGCCAGCGGCACCGTGCGGCAGGTCACCACCAACCAGGCGCCCGAGGGGGGGTTGGAGTGGGCTCCCGATTCCCGCCGGCTGCTGTTCACCGCGGCCGACGACCGGGAGTGGATGAACCGCAACACGAAGCTCTGGGTGATGGACGTGGACGCCGGCACGCATCGCCTGGTGTCGGGCGGATTCGAAGGCTCTCCGAGCAACGTCGTCTGGACGCCCGACGGTCGGGCGCTGCTGTTCAGCGGCCAGCAGGGTGTGGCCACGAACCTGTATCGCCTGGATGTCGACAGCGGCTCCCTCACGAAGCTCACCGACCGGACCGGGACGCTGCGCGCCGGATCCTGGTCGAAGGACCGCACCCGCTGGCTGGCCAGCTACAGCGACTACCGCACTCCGCCCGATCTATGGGTCGGCACCGTGCAGGGACGGAGCGAGCCCGTACGCATCACGCACGCGAATCCCCAGATCGCGAATCTGCAGCTCGCCGACATGGAGGTCGTGCGCTGGCGCTCCACCGACGGCACCGAGATCGAGGGATTGCTGCACCTGCCCGCCGGGCGTTCGGACGGAGAGCGGGTGCCGCTGATGCTGAACATCCACGGAGGCCCGGCCGGCGTGTTCCCCAACGCCTGGTCCGCGCGTTACCACATCTACGGCGGACTGGGCTATGCGTCGCTGTCTCCGAACGTGCGGGGGTCCAGCGGCTACACGGATGCGCTCCGCGAAGGCAACACCGTGCAGCAGGGAGACGGCATCGGAAAGGGCGACTACCAGGACCTGCAGACGGGCGTCGACGCCATGATCGAGCGCGGCATCGCCGATCCCGAGCATCTGGCGCTCCGCGGCTGGAGCTACGGCGGGATCCTGGGCGGGTGGACCATCACGCAGACGGACCGCTTCAAAGCCGCGTCCATCGGGGCCGGTGTCTACGACTGGACGTCGGAGTACGGACCCGGCTTCAATCACGATGTGCGCCTGTGGCACATCGGCGGCACACCCTGGGAGAATCCGGACGGGTGGCGCGGTCAGTCGGCGCTCACGCACGTGGCCAACGTGAGCACGCCCACGATCCTGCTGCACGGCGAGGAGGACACGACCGACACCGAGCAGCAGAGCATGATGTTCTTCGTGGGCATCCGCGACGTGGGCAAGGCACCGGTGCGCTACATCAAGTTCCCGCGCGAGCCGCACGGATTTCGTGAGCCGCGTCATCAGCGCACGCGCGACGTGGAGGAGATCCGCTGGATGCAGCGCTACGTGCTCGGGGAGGAGTGGACCCCGTGGACGCGGCCGCCGGAGAAGAAGGAGACACCGGTGTCCTGA